The Ketobacter sp. MCCC 1A13808 genomic sequence CTGGCATGACAAACATGCCAGCATGTTTCTATAACTACTTCTTCTTAGAGGCTTTGATTTTTCCGCCAACTATCTTTTCGCATGTGCCTTCGGCAACATAAACCCATTCTTCTGGGTCACTGTCTACAGAAGCTTGACCAGCGCAAGCATGCTTTGAAGTGCCGCAGTCATTTTTCCCAGCTTTTGCTATGCCCATGCATTTTTCAAAACCGGGTTTTCCAGCCATGGCTTCTTGGGGAAGTGATAAGGTTGCAGTAGCTAAACCAGCTAATGTTAATGACAATAGTTTTTCAGCTTTCATTGAGATTCTCCTAGTCAATCAAGGCAACGAAAAGTCACCCTTCGTAATATAAGACCCGTGAAAGCATCAAAACCTTACAAGAGCATTTGAAAATAATTCGTTATTTGGCAGTGATAACCTCATTGAGCCTTAACTATATGATTATTATTGTTTTTTGTGATAATGGCTGAACGGTTGTTGAGGTTGAAATTTGAACACTTGTAATCAAAACAAACAGTGAAAAGCTTTTCACCCAAATTATTGTTTAGCAGCTTGTTGAAAATAGCCTGAAAATAGAAATCACATTTGACATTGAATGCCGACAATTCTGGAGAGAAGTAATGGTTTTCGTGAATAATATTGAAAATGGCCTGATCCGTTTCAATATTT encodes the following:
- a CDS encoding DUF2282 domain-containing protein translates to MKAEKLLSLTLAGLATATLSLPQEAMAGKPGFEKCMGIAKAGKNDCGTSKHACAGQASVDSDPEEWVYVAEGTCEKIVGGKIKASKKK